The genomic stretch GATTGGAGGTCATCCGCCGCGCCGCAGAAGAGAGAGAGCGCGATCTTTCAGGATTCGGCACTGGGCATCTGCTGTTTGTGCGCTTGTCCAAGGATTACGAAAGCGCGCTCGACTATGCGACGAAAATGCTGAGTGCCCGCTATGAAATGGATTTCAGCAAAGCGGCAAAACGCTATTGTGCGCTCGGGACGGCGGAACAGGTGGCGGCCACAATTCGGGAATTCTATCAAGCCGGCGTGCGGCATTTGGTCGTTGATTTTATCGCTGAGCGGGCCGATCAAATCGAGCAGATAGATCATTTTGGCGCCGACGTGATGCCGCTTCTTGCCGATTTAATTCAGCGCCCACTATCTTAAGCCGGCGGTTCTAAGCCGACTTCTTCTAGGCCGACTTCTTCTCCGCCGGCATCCGCACGGTAACTTCCGTGCCCTTTCCCGGCTCACTCGTCATTTGCAACGAACCGCCATGCCCTTCCACCAATAGCTTGGCGAGCGGCAGGCCGAGACCGGTGCCTTCAAAACGCCGCGCCAGGCCGGTATCCACTTGGGTAAAGGGAAGCATCGCTTGCTCCATTTCCAATGCCGTCATACCGATGCCGGTATCGGTGATGGAAATCACGACATAATCCGCGCCCTCCTCCGCCGCACGTACGCCAACATGACCGCCCTCGGGCGTAAATTTAACCGCGTTAGACAGCAGATTGACGAAAATCTGCAGCAGCCTTTGTTCGCTCGCCCGCACCGTCGGCATGGCGCTGAGATCGGCGACCTCAATATTGATGCCGCTCGATTCTCCACTGCCGCCGACAATCGTCACCGCTTGAGACACGACCTTGTCGAGCGCTACCGGCGCGCTATCGAATTCGAACTTGCCGGCCTCTACCTTGGAGAGATCGAGAATATCGTTGATAATCGACAACAGATGTTTGCCTGAATCATGGATATGATCTGCGTATTCTTCATATTTCTTGTGGCCGAGATCGCCGAACACTTTCTCCAGCATTGCTTCCGAAAATCCGATAATCGCGTTCAACGGTGTGCGCAATTCATGGCTCACCGTGGCGAGAAATGCGGATTTCGATTGGCTCGACAATTCGGCGTCGCGAGCGGCGGAGGCAAGCAGCCGCCGTTCCTCTTGAATTTAACCGGCCATGTTGTTGAACGCCATGCCGAGCTCGCGATATTCGCGCGGTGTCACATTTGGAAAGTTCGGCACGCGCGCTTCCAGGTCGCCCGTTCCGATTCTCTCCGCCGCGCCGACAACCGCGGATATGGGGCGGACGAGAAGGCCGGACAGTAGCCAACCCAAAATTGTTGCGACAACGACGCCGCCCACCATGATGCCAATTTGCGCACTGCGCGCGGATGCCGCCTTAGCCCGCAATTCTTCGAGCGGTTGCGGCACCATTACGCCCCAGCCGACGCCCGGCACGATGGTATACCCGGTAATCATGTCGGCTTTGACGGCGGGAGAATAAAACTCCGTCACACCGCTTTCGCCTTCTATCATGTGGGTGACGGGCTTAACCTGGGCAATATTTTTCATCGACTGACTCCACTCCCGATTGGGGTGGGCAATGACATTTCCGATCCTGTCCACGATGGCTGCATGGCCAAGTTTGCCGAAAGTGATCTGGCCCTGCAGCTTGGCGATATAATCAACGCCCATCGCACCGATAGCCGTATCACCGCTCGATAACTTCTCGACCAGATAAATCGTGGGCTCGCCCTTGGAATCAGGCATTACATTGCTGAAATGCTGACCACCTTGGGCAATCAAGGCTTCGAGAGCGGCAATCCCGCCTTGCGGTAAAATATCCTCGCTGGTCGAATCCGAGAGGAGCGACATACTGACACTTCCGTCCGGCGCTAATATTGCAAAATTCCGAAAATTAAGAGATTGGGCGAGCTCCGCAGAGCCTCTGGGCCAAAACTGTGCCGTGCCGCATTCGGCCAAAAACCCGAACAGCGCCGCAGCGTCATGGGAGTAGAGCTCAAGCGCGTTGGTGATATTTTTCGCCAGCAGCAAATGCTTTTCCTCGACTGAGGAAACTTCACGCAAATAGGCAGCGCGCTCGACCCACAGCCCAAGAAAAAGTACCGGGACGATTGCGATGACCGTAAATGTCGCGGTCAGCGTATAGCGCAGGCGAATTTTCAAAAATATTGTCCTAGGGAAATTGCCGCTCCATGCGCGGCGGCATCACTATCAAACATACATGTTTACAGCCGCTTAAGTGCGGTTTTTCTCCAGGAAATTGAACAACGTAGAAAAATACTCGCCCGGCTCCTCCCACATTGGTAGATGCGACGAATTCTTAAACACCTTGATTTCAGAGTTTGGCAAAGCGTCGTGCATTTTTTGCGAGCAGGCCGGTGTCAGCTCGTCATGCATGCCGCACAGCACCAGAGCCGGCTGCACAATCTGCGCCATATCGGCAATCCGGTTCCAGTCCTTGATACTGCCCGTGTAACAAAACTCGTTCGGGCCCTGAATGGCGGTGTAGGGACCCATGTTCCAATCGGCCAACGAGCGGTTGACCGCGTCGGGCCAGACATCAAGGCGACACACATGGCGGTAATTGAGGATCGTAATCGCAGCCTGATATTCTGCGTGATCGAGGGTTCCTTCGGCCTCATGGCGCTGCATCATCGCCTCCGTCTCCGGCCCGAGCGCCTGACGCAGGCGCTTTAGTTCGCTGACCAGGTGCGGTATATCGGCGGCGCCGTCGGCCAGCGTGAGCGTCTTGAAGCTGTCCGCATAGGTCAGTGCATATTCGATCCCGAGCCAGGTGCCCCAGGACTGCCCATAAAGATGCACCTTGCCGAGATCTAGCGCGGTGCGGACGGTTTCCACTTCTTCAACATAGCGCGCAATGGTCCAGAGAGCGACGTCTTCCGGCCGGTCTGAACTGCCGCAGCCGAGCTGGTCGAAGGCCACAACGCGGTAGCCCTTGTCGGCGAGCCAGGAATGGGCGTCACGCACATAATCACAGGGCAGGCCGGGCCCGCCGTTCAGGCAGAACAGCACTTCATCGCCGCTGCCATAGCTATAGGCCACAACGTTAAAACCATCGACTTCGACATTGATGGTTTCGTCGGGTTTGCGCTCGTCCATCATGATAGCGATCCTTCTTACATATCGAATCAATTTGAAATTTGAGCATAATCGGACTGCCAGGGCGGGCCAACTGCACGAGAGGTATAAAGCCATGATCGACGCGCAAAAGACAGCCGGAGAGAAACGCGCGGCGTTTCGCCAGAAACTCGCGCAAGGCGGGCTCATGCGATTTCCCGGCGCCTTCGCGCCACTGGTGGCGATGATGGTCGAACAGGCCGGCTTCGATGGCGTTTATATCTCGGGCGCCGGAATCGCGGCCGAGAAGGGCCTGCCCGATATCGGCCTGACCAGCCAGGAAGAAGTCGTCGCGCGTGCCCAGCTCATCGCCCGGGTGAGTGATCTGCCGGCGATCGTCGACATCGATACCGGTTTCGGCGACGCGATGAATGCCGCCCGCACGATCACGCGCCTCGATGAAATGGGCCTTGCCGGCTGCCATATGGAGGACCAGGTCAGCGCCAAGCGCTGCGGCCATCTCGACAACAAGTTATTGATCGACACGCCCGACATGTGCCGCAAACTGCGCGCCGCCGCCGAAGCCAAACGCGACCCCAATTTCCTGCTTATCGCACGCACCGATGCACGCGCGCCGGAAGGTCTGGACAGTGCCATAGCGCGCGCCAAGGCTTATGCCGATTCCGGCGCCGATATGATCTTTCCCGAAGCGCTGCAAAGCGAAGCTGAGTTCGCAGCATTCCGCAACGCCATCGACCTGCCGCTGCTCGCCAATATGACCGAATTCGGAAAATCACCGCTGTTGAGCGCGCCCCAGTTGGAGGCGCTTGGCATTAATATCGTCATCTATCCGATGACCGCCATGCGCTTGGCGTTGAAAGCCATTGATGACGGCCTCACCGCCCTAAAAACAAATGACGACCAAGCCGCGCTGGTCGAGCATATGTGGACGCGAAGCCGGCTCTACGAGGCGCTCGGCTACGCCGCCTACAATCAATTCGACCAGGACATATTCAATTTTGATCTCGGTGCGAAAGATTAATCCGCTCGGGTCTCGCGAAGCCGGGCCAGCAGGGCTAAACTGTCCGCCGCAATAGAGCCACGAGAAAATATTATGCCTCTTGATCTCTCCGGACAGGCGCTGGCGCGCTTTAAAGTTCTCGACCTGACGCGATATCGCGCCGGCCCCACCGCGGCCCGTCAAATGGCGGACTGGGGCGCAGACGTCATCAAGATTGAGATGCCACCAGCGCCGGGCGAGAACTCCCAGGCAGACCCTGTCAAAGCACGCCACGGGCCGGATTTTCAAAACCTGCACCGCAACAAGCGCAGCCTGACCTTGAACCTAAAAGACCCGGACGGCTTGGCGATATTCAAGCAACTGGCTGATGGCGTGGATGTCGTCATCGAGAATTACCGCCCCGACGTCAAACACCGGCTTGGCATAGATTATGAGACGCTGAGCGCCACCAACCCGCGCCTGGTCTATGCCAGCATCTCCGGCTTCGGACAGGACGGCCCCTACGAGAAACGCCCCGGGTTCGACCAGATCGCGCAAGGCATGGGCGGCTTGATGTCGATCACCGGCATGCCCGGCGAGGGACCGATGCGCGTTGGCATTCCAATTGCCGATCTCAGCGCCGGAATGTATTGCGCCCTTGGTATAATGGTGGCGCTCCTCGAACGCGAAGTTTCAGGCAAGGGGCAATGGGTGCAATCCTCGCTCCTCCAGGCACAAATCTCGATGCTCGATTTTCAGGCCGCGCGCTGGCTGGTCGACCATGAAGTGCCGCCCCAAGCCGGCAACAATCATCCGACCAGCATCCCGACCGGTGTGTATCCGACCACCGACGGCCATATCAATATCGCCACGGCTGGCGGTGAAATATATGAACGTCTCTGCCGCGCGCTCGGCGATGAGGAACTGATCACCGATCCCAACTACGCCACCGGCAAGGCACGCTCCGATAACCGTGACGCCTTGAACGAGCGCTTAAACGCGCTCACGCGGGATAAATCGAGCGCGGAATGGGTGCAAATTCTCAACGATGCCGGTGTGCCGTGCGGGCCGATCTACGATATCGACGAAATGTTCGACGATCCGCAGGTCAAGCATCTTGGCATGGCGGCGCCGGTCGATCACCCCACCCTCGGCCCAATCGAAATCGTCAGCCAGGCCACTTCGCTCAGCCGCACGCCGTTCCGCATCCATTCAGCGACGCCGGATCTGGGCCAGCACACGGACGAAATATTGAACGGCCTTGGTATCAATACAGCAGATATTTCCAGCCTGAAGGAGCGTGGCATTGTCTAAAAGCCAGCAAACGCCTTACGGCGACAAGATGATCGCCGAGAAAGACGGCGCCGTCGGCTGGATGATCTTCAACAATGTGGAACGGCACAATGCGCTGTCGCTCGACATGTGGGAGGCCATTCCGCACATTCTCGACCAATTTGAGGCAGACGCTGAAGTTCGCGTTATCGTCCTCAAGGGTGCCGGCGAGAAATCCTTTATCTCAGGCGCCGATATTT from Pseudomonadota bacterium encodes the following:
- the prpB gene encoding methylisocitrate lyase, translated to MIDAQKTAGEKRAAFRQKLAQGGLMRFPGAFAPLVAMMVEQAGFDGVYISGAGIAAEKGLPDIGLTSQEEVVARAQLIARVSDLPAIVDIDTGFGDAMNAARTITRLDEMGLAGCHMEDQVSAKRCGHLDNKLLIDTPDMCRKLRAAAEAKRDPNFLLIARTDARAPEGLDSAIARAKAYADSGADMIFPEALQSEAEFAAFRNAIDLPLLANMTEFGKSPLLSAPQLEALGINIVIYPMTAMRLALKAIDDGLTALKTNDDQAALVEHMWTRSRLYEALGYAAYNQFDQDIFNFDLGAKD
- a CDS encoding CoA transferase, whose amino-acid sequence is MPLDLSGQALARFKVLDLTRYRAGPTAARQMADWGADVIKIEMPPAPGENSQADPVKARHGPDFQNLHRNKRSLTLNLKDPDGLAIFKQLADGVDVVIENYRPDVKHRLGIDYETLSATNPRLVYASISGFGQDGPYEKRPGFDQIAQGMGGLMSITGMPGEGPMRVGIPIADLSAGMYCALGIMVALLEREVSGKGQWVQSSLLQAQISMLDFQAARWLVDHEVPPQAGNNHPTSIPTGVYPTTDGHINIATAGGEIYERLCRALGDEELITDPNYATGKARSDNRDALNERLNALTRDKSSAEWVQILNDAGVPCGPIYDIDEMFDDPQVKHLGMAAPVDHPTLGPIEIVSQATSLSRTPFRIHSATPDLGQHTDEILNGLGINTADISSLKERGIV
- a CDS encoding HAMP domain-containing protein; this translates as MKIRLRYTLTATFTVIAIVPVLFLGLWVERAAYLREVSSVEEKHLLLAKNITNALELYSHDAAALFGFLAECGTAQFWPRGSAELAQSLNFRNFAILAPDGSVSMSLLSDSTSEDILPQGGIAALEALIAQGGQHFSNVMPDSKGEPTIYLVEKLSSGDTAIGAMGVDYIAKLQGQITFGKLGHAAIVDRIGNVIAHPNREWSQSMKNIAQVKPVTHMIEGESGVTEFYSPAVKADMITGYTIVPGVGWGVMVPQPLEELRAKAASARSAQIGIMVGGVVVATILGWLLSGLLVRPISAVVGAAERIGTGDLEARVPNFPNVTPREYRELGMAFNNMAG
- a CDS encoding proline iminopeptidase-family hydrolase codes for the protein MMDERKPDETINVEVDGFNVVAYSYGSGDEVLFCLNGGPGLPCDYVRDAHSWLADKGYRVVAFDQLGCGSSDRPEDVALWTIARYVEEVETVRTALDLGKVHLYGQSWGTWLGIEYALTYADSFKTLTLADGAADIPHLVSELKRLRQALGPETEAMMQRHEAEGTLDHAEYQAAITILNYRHVCRLDVWPDAVNRSLADWNMGPYTAIQGPNEFCYTGSIKDWNRIADMAQIVQPALVLCGMHDELTPACSQKMHDALPNSEIKVFKNSSHLPMWEEPGEYFSTLFNFLEKNRT
- a CDS encoding HAMP domain-containing sensor histidine kinase, whose protein sequence is MSSQSKSAFLATVSHELRTPLNAIIGFSEAMLEKVFGDLGHKKYEEYADHIHDSGKHLLSIINDILDLSKVEAGKFEFDSAPVALDKVVSQAVTIVGGSGESSGINIEVADLSAMPTVRASEQRLLQIFVNLLSNAVKFTPEGGHVGVRAAEEGADYVVISITDTGIGMTALEMEQAMLPFTQVDTGLARRFEGTGLGLPLAKLLVEGHGGSLQMTSEPGKGTEVTVRMPAEKKSA